A window from Candidatus Stygibacter australis encodes these proteins:
- a CDS encoding AIR synthase-related protein, protein MKKIESGTNIDLGNKCSQIAFGWAKKTFSNRSGKAGDLKQGIEGAFSNVIDYNGVRIGITSDGIGTKVELAERTGIYNTLGYDLVAMVVDDLAANGFEAANLSNILDVDLLDAEIVDQLMMGLAEAADFSGISVPGGEIAELGNRIGGWGDRMHFNWCSTATGILPDELKEAIAGQTITPGDKVISLASRGFRSNGFSLLRKVLQAKFGENWHEEKFDKETSWGEKLLTPCQIYSPLITKLIKDGKEIKGIAHITGGGIADNLNRVLKLTKSGARLDSIFAPHGFMQKVQSMGQISEEQAYLIWNMGNGMMLVVSNDNADEICNIIAQSGYDCKIAGEITEKQEIVIHSQGNEPQILVYDTNSGQVK, encoded by the coding sequence ATGAAAAAAATAGAGAGCGGAACTAATATAGATCTGGGGAATAAATGTTCTCAGATAGCTTTTGGCTGGGCAAAGAAGACATTTAGTAATAGAAGCGGTAAGGCTGGAGATCTTAAGCAGGGAATTGAAGGGGCTTTTTCCAACGTGATTGATTATAATGGCGTACGAATTGGTATCACTTCTGATGGAATTGGCACTAAGGTGGAACTTGCTGAAAGAACCGGAATATATAATACTCTCGGATATGATCTGGTGGCAATGGTGGTAGATGATCTGGCAGCAAACGGCTTTGAAGCAGCGAATCTTTCTAATATTCTGGATGTGGATCTTCTGGATGCTGAGATCGTGGATCAATTGATGATGGGCTTAGCAGAAGCAGCAGATTTCTCCGGTATTTCAGTACCTGGAGGAGAAATTGCTGAACTAGGCAATCGCATCGGGGGCTGGGGAGACAGAATGCACTTCAACTGGTGCTCTACTGCAACGGGAATATTACCTGATGAACTGAAAGAGGCTATTGCCGGGCAAACTATTACTCCAGGAGATAAAGTTATCAGTCTGGCAAGCAGAGGCTTTCGCAGTAATGGATTCTCCCTTTTACGAAAAGTACTCCAGGCGAAGTTCGGAGAGAACTGGCATGAAGAGAAATTTGATAAAGAGACAAGCTGGGGCGAGAAATTACTCACCCCCTGCCAGATATATTCACCATTAATCACGAAACTGATAAAAGACGGAAAAGAGATCAAGGGTATTGCTCATATCACCGGTGGTGGAATTGCTGATAATCTTAACCGGGTATTGAAATTAACCAAGAGTGGCGCCCGGCTTGATAGTATATTTGCTCCGCACGGGTTTATGCAAAAAGTGCAGTCAATGGGTCAGATAAGTGAAGAACAGGCATACCTGATCTGGAATATGGGAAATGGGATGATGCTGGTGGTAAGTAACGATAATGCTGATGAGATATGCAATATTATCGCTCAATCCGGATATGATTGTAAAATAGCTGGAGAAATTACTGAAAAGCAGGAAATAGTGATCCATTCCCAAGGTAATGAACCCCAAATATTAGTTTATGACACAAATAGCGGACAGGTAAAATAA
- the pyrB gene encoding aspartate carbamoyltransferase, giving the protein MNNLISMRDLSKAEILQILEVAEKIESGKLKVNIPDKVAALLFFEPSTRTLFSFDTAVKRLGGKTLIMTGTGNTSVKKGETFADTLQTISQYSDIIIQRSPIEGAARYASEVVSIPVINAGDGANQHPTQALLDLYSIKKTQGTLENLKIGIVGDLKFGRTVHSLCQAMGDFNPQFYFASPSHLKMPDSILDDLDEKKIDWHEERNMEAFINELDILYVTRIQKERFADIEDYNKVKGSYVLKSEMLSGVKSNFKILHPLPRVDEIDTDVDETQYAYYFQQARNGVYTRQAIISILLGEV; this is encoded by the coding sequence ATGAACAATCTGATTTCGATGCGGGATTTGAGTAAAGCAGAAATACTGCAAATATTGGAAGTTGCAGAAAAGATTGAGAGCGGGAAGCTCAAGGTGAATATTCCCGATAAAGTGGCAGCCTTACTTTTTTTCGAACCCTCTACGCGTACTTTATTTTCCTTTGATACCGCAGTAAAAAGGCTGGGTGGTAAAACCCTGATCATGACCGGAACAGGAAATACTTCTGTGAAAAAGGGCGAGACCTTTGCAGATACATTACAGACTATTAGCCAATATTCAGATATTATTATCCAGAGATCACCCATAGAAGGAGCAGCGAGATATGCTTCCGAAGTGGTAAGTATTCCGGTAATAAATGCCGGAGACGGGGCAAATCAGCATCCAACCCAGGCATTGCTTGATCTATATTCCATCAAAAAGACCCAGGGAACACTGGAAAACCTTAAAATTGGGATTGTGGGAGATTTGAAATTTGGCAGGACGGTGCATAGTCTCTGCCAGGCAATGGGAGATTTTAATCCTCAGTTCTATTTTGCCTCACCTTCACATTTAAAAATGCCGGACTCCATACTTGATGACCTTGATGAGAAGAAGATAGACTGGCATGAAGAGCGCAATATGGAAGCCTTTATAAATGAACTTGATATCCTTTATGTTACCAGGATCCAGAAAGAGAGATTTGCTGATATAGAAGATTATAATAAAGTGAAAGGATCTTATGTACTGAAAAGTGAGATGCTTTCCGGAGTGAAATCTAATTTCAAGATATTGCATCCTCTGCCAAGAGTGGATGAGATCGATACTGATGTGGATGAAACGCAATATGCTTACTATTTCCAGCAAGCAAGGAACGGTGTATATACGCGTCAGGCAATTATATCAATATTACTGGGTGAGGTGTGA
- a CDS encoding AIR synthase related protein, whose product MINQIQLVLKPGIRDNKAERVIREAKNYLGIETGKVKATRIFNINYDLSKQQVKDFAEKGLRDDIIHDYYINKLFIDKIFRSYVLVAKLPGVTDDEGISAQKTLADLFDLDIDVKRQHIFSQDLYLFEHKLADDALHELAETLLGNKLINHFEYGETKENILYIPEVKIKENTDGETIDLLVSDEELKNISRERLLSLNLDEMKAIKEHFQSEDVLASRAQKGISKEITDCELEVIAQTWSEHCKHKEFGALINYRNEETGEVLEIDSLFKTYIKGSTDKVIQRFEAAGNNWLKLVFTDNAGVVQIDDERVFVWKVETHNSPSAIDPYGGAITGILGNNRDPLGTGIGGAQLLFNTNVLCFGTPDYDKPLLPGQLHPRRIFEGVRKGIEDGGNKSGIPTINGAIIFDDRYSGKPLVYCGTGGVMPMKY is encoded by the coding sequence ATGATCAATCAAATCCAATTAGTACTGAAACCTGGTATCAGAGATAATAAAGCAGAACGGGTTATCAGGGAAGCTAAGAATTATCTGGGGATCGAGACCGGAAAAGTGAAAGCAACCAGAATATTCAATATCAACTATGATCTGAGCAAACAGCAGGTAAAGGATTTTGCTGAAAAGGGTTTAAGAGATGATATTATTCATGATTACTATATCAATAAGCTTTTTATAGATAAGATTTTCAGAAGCTATGTGCTCGTAGCGAAACTTCCCGGTGTTACCGATGATGAAGGTATTTCTGCTCAAAAAACTCTTGCAGACCTCTTTGATCTTGATATCGACGTTAAGAGACAGCATATATTTTCACAGGATCTATATCTATTTGAACATAAATTAGCTGATGATGCTTTGCATGAACTGGCAGAGACACTACTGGGTAATAAACTGATTAATCATTTTGAGTATGGAGAAACTAAAGAAAATATTCTCTATATTCCTGAAGTAAAGATTAAAGAAAACACTGATGGAGAAACAATTGATTTGCTCGTGAGTGATGAAGAACTAAAAAATATTTCTCGGGAAAGATTACTATCATTGAATCTGGATGAGATGAAAGCGATAAAAGAGCATTTTCAATCCGAAGATGTACTTGCCAGTAGAGCACAGAAAGGGATCAGTAAGGAAATAACTGACTGTGAACTGGAAGTGATCGCTCAAACCTGGTCAGAGCACTGTAAGCATAAAGAATTTGGTGCTTTGATAAATTACCGGAATGAGGAAACAGGTGAAGTCCTGGAAATCGATTCTCTATTTAAAACTTATATAAAAGGTTCAACTGATAAAGTGATCCAGAGATTTGAAGCCGCAGGAAACAACTGGCTTAAGCTGGTTTTTACAGATAATGCAGGAGTGGTTCAAATAGATGATGAGCGCGTGTTCGTTTGGAAAGTGGAAACCCACAATTCTCCTTCTGCAATCGATCCTTATGGAGGAGCTATAACAGGTATCTTAGGTAATAATCGTGATCCTCTGGGCACCGGGATCGGTGGAGCACAGCTATTATTCAATACTAATGTACTGTGTTTTGGGACTCCTGATTATGATAAACCGCTGTTGCCAGGGCAATTGCATCCACGCAGAATATTTGAAGGTGTGAGGAAAGGAATTGAAGACGGAGGAAATAAATCCGGTATTCCTACAATAAACGGAGCGATCATTTTTGATGATAGATATAGCGGAAAACCTCTGGTATATTGTGGGACAGGTGGAGTGATGCCCATGAAATATG
- a CDS encoding IMP dehydrogenase, protein MAKKIIYEPSRTLLEFRLLPGLTTEQSTIEKISLRTPLVYSTRNEGKYKLNIPIVSAAMQSVSGDRMGIELAKLGGVAFIFCSQPIDEQADMIRKIKNYKAGFVNPKTVSPDMTIAEMYEIREKTGYSTFPVVDETNVFVGLLSKYDYDLGLHGSVLVRERMIPVDHCEVGYNISDLKEANNLLLESHKSVLPILDDHKRLQSLVFRKDINDHLNNPDEVCDDRKRLLAVAAVNTHDYQERIKALAEAEVDVISVDSSDGFSVYLQETVEWSLKEYPHIPLIGGNIITAEAFRFIVDIGCSAVKIGMGGGSICITQEQKGTGRGLASSIIDVAAERDRYYKETGKYIPLIADGGVTSTKDITIALALGADYVMMGRYFARMEESPTNKIVINNRVMKPYWGEGSAKAREWVEKRYHQMKFVEGVEGFVEYSGRLRDNLDETLIKIKASMSTCGSATITEFHQKAELELISALSIREGKAHDVYIPGENKHSETTQNF, encoded by the coding sequence ATGGCAAAGAAAATAATATATGAGCCTTCCAGAACCCTTTTAGAATTCAGGCTGCTGCCTGGACTCACAACGGAGCAATCTACTATTGAAAAGATAAGTTTGCGGACTCCACTGGTATATTCCACTCGCAATGAGGGAAAATACAAGCTCAATATACCGATAGTTTCAGCAGCAATGCAGAGCGTGTCCGGAGACAGGATGGGAATTGAACTTGCCAAGCTGGGTGGAGTGGCATTTATATTCTGCTCACAGCCAATTGATGAACAGGCAGACATGATCAGGAAGATCAAGAATTATAAAGCAGGATTTGTTAATCCCAAAACTGTTTCACCTGATATGACGATTGCCGAGATGTATGAGATCCGTGAGAAAACGGGATATTCTACTTTTCCGGTAGTTGATGAAACTAATGTATTTGTAGGTTTACTCTCAAAATATGATTATGACCTGGGCCTGCATGGCAGTGTGCTGGTAAGGGAGCGAATGATCCCTGTTGATCATTGTGAAGTAGGCTATAATATTAGTGATCTAAAAGAAGCAAATAATTTGTTGCTGGAAAGTCATAAATCTGTACTGCCGATATTAGATGATCATAAAAGACTTCAATCTTTGGTATTTCGTAAAGATATCAATGATCACCTTAATAATCCGGATGAAGTATGCGATGATCGTAAACGTCTTCTGGCAGTAGCAGCAGTGAATACTCATGATTATCAGGAGCGGATAAAGGCACTTGCTGAAGCTGAAGTGGATGTGATCTCAGTAGATTCTTCGGATGGTTTTTCGGTTTACCTTCAGGAGACAGTAGAATGGTCTTTGAAAGAATATCCTCATATCCCGCTGATAGGTGGAAATATCATCACTGCAGAAGCTTTCCGGTTCATAGTTGATATTGGCTGCTCAGCGGTAAAGATAGGAATGGGCGGAGGCTCTATCTGCATTACTCAGGAACAAAAAGGTACCGGTAGAGGACTGGCATCCTCGATAATTGATGTTGCTGCGGAACGTGACAGATATTATAAAGAAACCGGGAAATATATTCCCCTGATCGCTGATGGTGGAGTTACCAGCACGAAGGATATAACTATTGCCCTGGCACTTGGAGCTGATTACGTGATGATGGGCAGATACTTTGCCAGAATGGAAGAATCACCGACTAATAAGATTGTGATCAATAATAGAGTGATGAAACCATACTGGGGAGAGGGAAGTGCCAAAGCACGTGAATGGGTGGAAAAGCGTTATCATCAGATGAAATTCGTGGAAGGGGTGGAAGGCTTTGTGGAATATAGTGGCAGACTGCGTGATAATCTGGATGAGACATTGATCAAGATCAAAGCATCTATGAGTACCTGCGGCTCAGCAACTATTACAGAATTTCATCAGAAAGCGGAATTGGAACTTATATCAGCTTTATCTATCAGAGAAGGAAAAGCTCATGATGTATATATCCCGGGTGAGAATAAGCATTCGGAAACCACCCAAAACTTTTAG
- the pyrI gene encoding aspartate carbamoyltransferase regulatory subunit: MKKMKVRQIENGAVIDHIAAGKALYIAQLLHLVESSLFVIGSNLQSSKFGKKDIIKIENYILSDAEKHSIALISPRASFVQIQNYDVISKETSDIPDVIEYLIVCPNLTCITNTENMSSRFDINKDNMTVRCAYCEKKYTVDEVKFKRLI, from the coding sequence ATGAAGAAAATGAAGGTTAGACAGATAGAAAATGGTGCAGTGATAGATCACATTGCTGCCGGTAAAGCACTTTATATTGCCCAGCTTCTGCATCTGGTGGAGTCATCACTCTTTGTGATAGGCTCAAATCTGCAAAGCTCAAAATTCGGTAAGAAGGATATAATAAAAATCGAGAATTATATCTTGAGCGATGCAGAGAAGCATAGTATTGCCTTGATATCTCCTAGAGCTTCTTTTGTCCAAATCCAGAATTATGATGTAATAAGTAAAGAAACTTCAGATATACCGGATGTGATAGAATATCTGATAGTGTGCCCTAATCTCACCTGCATTACAAATACGGAAAACATGAGCAGCAGATTTGATATTAATAAAGATAATATGACAGTGCGCTGCGCATATTGTGAAAAGAAATATACTGTTGATGAAGTAAAATTTAAACGCCTGATATAG